In one Corallococcus sp. EGB genomic region, the following are encoded:
- the rho gene encoding transcription termination factor Rho codes for MSENSDNPETRNPPPPPAVARPPAPPEADDDGGDDEGDEGPDEGDASGGAPQNGAPGAPAGQGGRRRRRRRRRRGAQVHFTPEGQAYRMQPGPDGQQVQVFLTPQELEQYRQRQAQQQQQQPQGGQPQGQEHRPQEGGQPQRHEQHNRHPQQQQQRGGGQQGQPQQNLAPVEGVLDTEAKGPNAFLRQVKRNLLASPDDPELPKNLVQKLRLRQGQYLTAFAQMRGHKGIIQKVDTVDGRPLDGAPRLPHFSDLTSVDPTERLKLENGHKEMVTRVLDLIAPIGKGQRALIVAPPKTGKTIMLQRIAQAIIQNHPECHVMVVLIDERPEEVTDMRRSIKAEVIASSSDRPTGDHLKVAELALERARRLVESGKDVVILLDSITRLARAYNKEVDSSGRTMTGGVDSRALERPKRIFGAARATEEAGSLTIIGTALIDTGSRMDEVIFEEFKGTGNSEVTLDRLLAEKRVFPAINIAQSGTRKEEKLFTLREYEKVKKLRQMLFSVKPVEAMEALVKRLGRYTYNDEFFDEL; via the coding sequence ATGAGCGAGAATTCCGACAACCCCGAGACCCGCAACCCGCCGCCCCCGCCCGCGGTTGCCCGCCCCCCCGCGCCTCCCGAGGCGGATGACGATGGCGGCGACGACGAGGGCGACGAGGGTCCCGATGAAGGTGATGCCTCCGGAGGCGCCCCGCAGAACGGCGCGCCCGGAGCCCCCGCGGGCCAGGGCGGCCGCCGCCGCCGCCGCCGCCGTCGCCGTCGTGGCGCGCAGGTGCACTTCACCCCGGAGGGCCAGGCCTACCGCATGCAGCCGGGCCCGGACGGCCAGCAGGTGCAGGTCTTCCTGACGCCGCAGGAGCTGGAGCAGTACCGCCAGCGCCAGGCCCAGCAGCAACAGCAGCAGCCCCAGGGCGGCCAGCCGCAGGGCCAGGAGCACCGCCCGCAGGAGGGCGGCCAGCCGCAGCGGCATGAGCAGCACAACCGCCACCCGCAGCAGCAGCAGCAGCGCGGCGGCGGGCAGCAGGGCCAGCCGCAGCAGAACCTGGCGCCCGTGGAGGGCGTGCTGGACACGGAGGCCAAGGGCCCCAACGCGTTCCTGCGTCAGGTGAAGCGCAACCTGCTGGCGTCGCCGGACGACCCGGAGCTGCCCAAGAACCTGGTGCAGAAGCTGCGCCTCAGGCAGGGCCAGTACCTCACCGCGTTCGCGCAGATGCGCGGCCACAAGGGCATCATCCAGAAGGTGGACACGGTGGACGGCCGCCCGCTGGACGGCGCGCCCCGGCTGCCGCACTTCAGCGACCTGACCTCCGTGGACCCCACGGAGCGGCTGAAGCTGGAGAACGGCCACAAGGAGATGGTCACGCGGGTGCTGGACCTCATTGCCCCCATCGGCAAGGGACAGCGCGCGCTCATCGTCGCCCCGCCCAAGACGGGCAAGACGATCATGCTCCAGCGCATCGCGCAGGCCATCATCCAGAACCACCCGGAGTGCCACGTCATGGTGGTGCTCATCGACGAGCGCCCGGAAGAAGTGACGGACATGCGCCGGAGCATCAAGGCGGAGGTCATCGCCTCCAGCTCCGACCGGCCCACGGGCGACCACCTCAAGGTCGCGGAGCTCGCGCTGGAGCGCGCCCGCCGGCTGGTGGAATCCGGCAAGGACGTGGTCATCCTCCTGGACTCCATCACCCGCCTGGCGCGCGCCTACAACAAGGAAGTGGACAGCTCCGGCCGCACCATGACGGGCGGCGTGGACAGCCGCGCCCTGGAGCGCCCCAAGCGCATCTTCGGCGCCGCGCGCGCCACGGAGGAGGCAGGCTCGCTGACCATCATCGGCACGGCGCTCATCGACACCGGCAGCCGCATGGACGAGGTCATCTTCGAGGAGTTCAAGGGCACGGGTAACTCCGAAGTGACTTTGGACCGCCTGCTCGCGGAGAAGCGCGTCTTCCCGGCCATCAACATCGCCCAGTCCGGCACGCGCAAGGAGGAGAAGCTCTTCACCCTTCGCGAGTACGAGAAGGTGAAGAAGCTGCGGCAGATGCTCTTCTCCGTGAAGCCGGTGGAGGCCATGGAGGCGCTCGTCAAACGACTGGGCCGCTACACCTACAACGACGAGTTCTTCGACGAGTTGTAG
- a CDS encoding DUF4129 domain-containing protein, giving the protein MAVSALELRPRGPVALMDAALRLCARDTGVWALTLPGGAAVVAALLHLLDAVEHGRSPTLPALLLTLAWFLRGVGQGAACHYVQEVLLGAKAEPSVRQSLRAALSRLPSLFIAVAYLACFNVLTLTLTLGIALFLLSAQGVGYAVTMQGRGSPLKLYGLGARLLGPSRGTATAVRWLMSVQVLVFLNLHVGLNFLLYIGRQLVGIDLTFAERFASLDNPPWLVFLAATTFALFEPLRAATTTLLLVDGRVRQEGLDLLAAVEQLPERGKQRGSLAPKGAAAAWLLLTGLFLAAPAPARAAPEAAPVDRQAVRARLVKVATTCEVPEQVEGTALRHFDALDARETVKLDRFVRRLEHQAFDDDDCESAAVTLEEGLAQVTATAEAQARVDARAATDRARSILARPEFQERPEKAPDEPKEEEVPPAEPGWWRRFIDKLGEWLRDLFKNYDPKPPPQDTSVPLGGAVANALVAVLVALTLAVLGWVLVSLLKRKREDSGPALEVRTLDAAALANRPDHALSRPPEGWAHLADALAAKGEYREAVRNLYLALLSRLHRDGAIQYDVTLSNWDYLRAFRGRPEVKAPFRELTRRFDFAWYGHVPVGADGYREFRALTAPLLAAPSAQEAAGA; this is encoded by the coding sequence ATGGCCGTCTCCGCGTTGGAATTGCGCCCCCGGGGTCCGGTGGCCTTGATGGACGCGGCGCTGCGGCTGTGCGCGCGCGACACGGGCGTGTGGGCCCTCACGCTGCCGGGCGGCGCGGCGGTGGTGGCCGCGCTGCTGCACCTGCTGGACGCCGTGGAGCATGGGCGCTCGCCCACCCTGCCCGCCCTGCTCCTGACGCTCGCGTGGTTCCTGAGGGGCGTGGGCCAGGGCGCGGCGTGCCACTACGTGCAGGAGGTGCTGCTGGGCGCGAAGGCGGAGCCGTCCGTGCGTCAGTCGCTGCGCGCGGCGCTGTCCCGGCTGCCCAGCCTCTTCATCGCGGTGGCGTACCTGGCGTGCTTCAACGTGCTGACGCTGACGCTCACGCTGGGCATCGCGCTGTTCCTGCTCTCCGCCCAGGGCGTGGGCTACGCCGTGACGATGCAGGGCCGGGGCAGCCCGCTGAAGCTGTATGGCCTGGGGGCGCGGCTCCTGGGGCCTTCGCGAGGGACGGCCACCGCGGTGCGCTGGCTGATGAGCGTGCAGGTGCTGGTGTTCCTCAACCTGCACGTGGGGCTCAACTTCCTGCTCTACATCGGGCGGCAACTCGTGGGCATCGACCTGACGTTCGCGGAGCGGTTCGCGTCGCTGGACAACCCGCCGTGGCTCGTGTTCCTCGCCGCGACGACGTTCGCCCTCTTCGAGCCCCTGCGCGCGGCCACCACCACGCTGCTGCTGGTGGACGGACGCGTGCGGCAGGAGGGGCTGGACCTGCTGGCCGCCGTGGAGCAGCTCCCGGAGCGCGGCAAGCAGCGCGGTTCGCTCGCGCCGAAGGGCGCGGCCGCCGCGTGGCTCCTGCTCACCGGGCTGTTCCTCGCGGCCCCGGCGCCAGCGCGGGCCGCGCCGGAAGCCGCGCCCGTGGACCGTCAGGCCGTGCGCGCCCGGCTGGTGAAGGTCGCGACGACGTGTGAGGTGCCCGAGCAGGTGGAGGGCACGGCGCTCCGTCACTTCGACGCGCTGGACGCGCGGGAGACGGTGAAGCTGGACCGTTTCGTGCGCCGCCTGGAGCACCAGGCCTTCGACGACGATGACTGCGAGAGCGCGGCGGTGACGCTGGAGGAGGGGCTGGCGCAGGTGACGGCCACGGCCGAGGCCCAGGCGCGCGTGGACGCCCGGGCGGCGACGGACCGGGCGCGGTCCATCCTCGCGCGGCCGGAGTTCCAGGAGCGCCCGGAGAAGGCTCCGGACGAGCCCAAGGAGGAGGAGGTCCCTCCAGCGGAGCCCGGCTGGTGGCGCCGGTTCATCGACAAGCTGGGCGAGTGGCTCAGGGACCTCTTCAAGAACTACGACCCGAAGCCTCCACCGCAGGACACGAGCGTCCCCCTGGGCGGAGCGGTGGCCAACGCCCTCGTCGCCGTGCTGGTCGCGCTGACGCTGGCGGTGCTGGGGTGGGTCCTCGTGAGCCTCCTGAAGCGCAAGCGCGAGGACTCCGGCCCGGCGCTGGAGGTGCGCACCCTGGACGCCGCGGCGCTCGCGAATCGTCCGGACCACGCCCTGTCGCGTCCGCCCGAAGGCTGGGCGCACCTGGCGGACGCGCTGGCCGCGAAGGGCGAGTACCGCGAAGCCGTGCGCAACCTGTACCTCGCGCTGCTGTCGCGCCTGCACCGTGACGGCGCCATCCAGTACGACGTGACGCTCTCCAATTGGGACTACCTGCGCGCGTTCCGGGGCCGCCCCGAGGTGAAGGCCCCGTTCCGTGAGCTGACGCGCCGCTTCGACTTCGCGTGGTACGGCCACGTGCCCGTGGGCGCCGACGGCTACCGCGAGTTCCGCGCCCTCACCGCTCCGCTGCTCGCCGCGCCGTCCGCGCAGGAGGCCGCCGGTGCGTGA
- a CDS encoding DUF4350 domain-containing protein: MRDRFPLLVLGCLLLAGVLGAFLVRGAQRGGFADPLSTFRSEPDGARALYLLAQESGLPVTRSMEDLRMLSGHDALVLLAVEVQDSHEADPDQTRLASDPDAGVNDEVAPHQGFNALRAQQLDDTEVDRVLAHVRAGASLVYVPWGSRENGLLDELGVKLDKADVTLPMRTLVPPLPTPYTLGVERVEAKVQAYLRLPEGAIPVLEDERLGFPVAAVLNVGRGRVLVVGAPELAMNPALARADNAQFWLSALEALGPGPFAFDEFHHGFTNQRSLVDFARRYGLHFAIAQLLLGVVLWAGALKRFGRPLPPAESMRVGATDALFAMSRLYREGLHHGFAAGLISRGLTQQLAPHAGLPAHATAAAVAEGLRLRGRQDLADGLLDVVRQSEAAHKDADLQALATSAAHVRERIHPAGTGRPRPGTP; the protein is encoded by the coding sequence GTGCGTGACCGTTTCCCGCTGCTCGTGCTGGGGTGCCTGCTGCTCGCGGGCGTGCTCGGGGCGTTCCTGGTGCGCGGCGCCCAGCGCGGCGGCTTCGCGGATCCGCTGTCCACGTTCCGCTCGGAGCCGGACGGCGCGCGAGCCCTGTACCTGCTCGCGCAGGAGAGCGGCCTGCCGGTGACGCGCAGCATGGAGGACCTGCGCATGCTCTCCGGCCACGACGCGCTGGTGCTGCTCGCCGTGGAGGTCCAGGACTCGCACGAGGCGGATCCGGATCAGACGCGGCTCGCCTCGGATCCGGACGCGGGCGTGAACGACGAGGTGGCGCCGCACCAGGGCTTCAACGCGCTGCGGGCGCAGCAGTTGGACGACACCGAGGTCGACCGCGTGCTGGCCCATGTCCGCGCGGGCGCCTCGCTCGTGTACGTGCCGTGGGGCTCGCGGGAGAACGGGCTCCTGGATGAGCTGGGCGTGAAGCTGGACAAGGCGGACGTGACGCTGCCCATGCGCACGCTGGTGCCTCCGCTGCCCACGCCGTACACGCTGGGCGTGGAGCGCGTGGAGGCGAAGGTCCAGGCCTACCTCCGGCTGCCGGAGGGCGCCATCCCGGTGCTGGAGGACGAGCGCCTGGGCTTCCCCGTCGCGGCAGTGCTCAACGTGGGCCGGGGCCGGGTGCTGGTGGTGGGCGCCCCCGAGCTCGCGATGAACCCGGCGCTCGCGCGGGCGGACAACGCGCAGTTCTGGCTGAGCGCGCTGGAGGCCCTGGGCCCCGGCCCCTTCGCCTTCGACGAGTTCCACCACGGCTTCACCAACCAGCGCTCGCTCGTGGACTTCGCGCGCCGCTACGGCCTGCACTTCGCCATCGCGCAGCTGCTGCTGGGCGTCGTGCTGTGGGCGGGCGCGCTGAAGCGCTTCGGCCGCCCGCTGCCTCCCGCCGAGTCCATGCGCGTGGGCGCCACGGACGCCCTCTTCGCCATGAGCCGCCTGTACCGCGAGGGCCTCCACCACGGCTTCGCCGCGGGGCTCATCTCGCGAGGCCTCACGCAGCAACTGGCGCCGCACGCGGGCCTGCCTGCGCACGCCACCGCCGCCGCCGTGGCGGAAGGGCTGCGCCTGCGCGGACGACAGGACCTGGCGGACGGCCTGCTCGACGTGGTCCGCCAGTCCGAGGCCGCCCACAAGGACGCCGACCTTCAGGCCCTCGCCACCTCCGCCGCGCACGTGCGCGAGCGCATCCACCCCGCCGGCACCGGCCGGCCCCGCCCTGGAACGCCATGA
- a CDS encoding MoxR family ATPase, which translates to MNAPPFSPPPLPDTGDAVRSANAIREGVLAEVRKAVVGQDAPLELMLCGLVAGGHILLEGVPGVAKTLMAKALSRSVGADFKRIQFTPDLMPADILGTSIFDLKSQAFVLVRGPIFTDLLLADEINRAPAKTQSALLEAMQERAVSLEGKNLQLSPMFTVFATQNPVESEGTYPLPEAQLDRFLLKIDVGYPAPEEEDAILESVHRGFDAGDLARAGVNATVTKDGLLQARQALNLVNVEQPVLSYIRKLVAATRGSPNIRLGAGPRAGVHLLLASKALAALRGRDFVTPDDVRFLVGPVLRHRLLLSPDAELDGATPADVLREVVQGVEVPR; encoded by the coding sequence ATGAACGCCCCGCCCTTCTCCCCTCCTCCCCTCCCGGACACCGGCGACGCCGTGCGGTCCGCGAACGCCATCCGCGAGGGCGTCCTCGCGGAGGTGCGCAAGGCCGTGGTCGGGCAGGACGCACCGCTGGAGCTGATGCTCTGCGGGCTCGTGGCCGGCGGGCACATCCTCCTGGAGGGCGTGCCCGGCGTGGCCAAGACGCTGATGGCCAAGGCGCTGTCGCGCAGCGTGGGCGCGGACTTCAAGCGCATCCAGTTCACGCCGGACCTGATGCCCGCGGACATCCTGGGCACCAGCATCTTCGACCTGAAGTCGCAGGCCTTCGTGCTCGTGCGAGGCCCCATCTTCACGGACCTGCTGCTGGCGGACGAAATCAACCGCGCCCCGGCCAAGACGCAGTCCGCGCTGCTGGAGGCCATGCAGGAGCGCGCCGTGTCGCTGGAGGGCAAGAACCTCCAGCTGTCGCCCATGTTCACGGTGTTCGCCACGCAGAACCCGGTGGAGTCGGAAGGCACGTACCCGCTCCCCGAGGCGCAGCTCGACCGCTTCCTGCTCAAGATCGACGTGGGCTACCCCGCGCCGGAGGAGGAGGACGCCATCCTCGAATCCGTGCACCGGGGCTTCGACGCGGGGGACCTGGCGCGCGCGGGCGTGAACGCGACGGTGACGAAGGACGGCCTGCTCCAGGCGCGCCAGGCGCTCAACCTGGTGAACGTGGAACAGCCGGTCCTCAGCTACATCCGCAAGCTGGTGGCGGCGACGCGCGGCTCGCCCAACATCCGCCTGGGCGCGGGGCCTCGTGCGGGCGTGCACCTGCTGCTCGCGTCGAAGGCGCTGGCGGCGCTGCGGGGCCGCGACTTCGTCACCCCGGATGACGTGCGCTTCCTCGTGGGTCCGGTGCTGCGCCACCGCCTGCTCTTGTCACCGGACGCGGAGCTGGACGGCGCCACGCCGGCGGACGTGCTGCGCGAGGTGGTCCAGGGCGTCGAGGTCCCCCGGTGA
- a CDS encoding DUF58 domain-containing protein: protein MIPSERLWGLLALLALPMALAGFFPGLGGAVLALDALALALAAFDFLQARRVRLEVERALPERLNVGVANRVELKLVHRGRGTVEVRVKDDAPPSFTTEPSEATLRLTPDSQTQWVYRATPSKRGKFSFGDVHVRVRGPLGLIAHERAFPAERSVSVYPDLRGARRLLLSGAALDLVNLGLRQLRRDGQGSEFARLRDYAQGDSVRDVDWKATARRGRPVTRVLESERSQALLICVDAGRSMAAQVDGLTKLDHAVNAALFLAFVAIRNGDRVGLALFADGVKAYLPPAAGRGQYRKLVDTLYSATPSLTYVDYLALFKELNVRLHRRSLLCVFTDFLDEEQAGTLVAPLHRLARRHVPLCLSVKDTALQKLLHTPPAGPEEAFQHAVASELLTDREVLKARVSRGGVQMLDVAPDELSLAAVNRYLDIKARGVL, encoded by the coding sequence GTGATTCCCTCCGAGCGCCTGTGGGGGCTGCTCGCCCTGCTCGCGCTGCCCATGGCGCTGGCGGGCTTCTTTCCGGGCCTGGGTGGCGCGGTGCTGGCGCTGGACGCGCTGGCGCTGGCCCTGGCCGCGTTCGACTTCCTCCAGGCCCGCCGCGTGCGGCTGGAGGTGGAGCGCGCGCTGCCGGAGCGCCTCAACGTGGGCGTGGCGAACCGCGTCGAGCTGAAGCTGGTGCACCGGGGACGCGGCACGGTGGAGGTGCGCGTGAAGGACGACGCGCCGCCGTCCTTCACCACGGAGCCCTCGGAGGCCACGCTGCGCCTCACGCCGGACAGCCAGACGCAGTGGGTGTACCGGGCCACGCCCTCGAAGCGCGGCAAGTTCAGCTTCGGCGACGTGCACGTGCGCGTGCGCGGCCCGCTGGGGCTCATCGCGCACGAGCGCGCCTTCCCCGCGGAGCGCTCGGTGTCGGTGTACCCGGACCTGCGCGGAGCCCGGCGCCTGCTGCTCTCAGGCGCGGCGCTGGACCTGGTGAACCTGGGCCTGCGGCAGCTGCGGCGCGACGGCCAGGGCAGCGAGTTCGCGCGCCTGCGCGACTACGCCCAGGGCGACAGCGTGCGCGACGTGGACTGGAAGGCCACCGCGCGCCGGGGCAGGCCGGTGACGCGGGTGCTGGAGTCGGAGCGCTCGCAGGCGCTGCTCATCTGCGTGGACGCGGGGCGCTCCATGGCGGCGCAGGTGGACGGCCTCACCAAGTTGGACCACGCGGTGAACGCGGCGCTGTTCCTCGCGTTCGTGGCCATCCGCAATGGAGACCGGGTGGGCCTGGCCCTCTTCGCGGACGGCGTGAAGGCCTACCTGCCGCCCGCGGCGGGCCGCGGCCAGTACCGCAAGCTGGTGGACACGCTCTACTCCGCGACGCCCAGCCTCACGTACGTGGACTACCTGGCGCTCTTCAAGGAGCTGAACGTGCGCCTCCACCGGCGCAGCCTGCTGTGCGTCTTCACGGACTTCCTCGACGAGGAGCAGGCCGGGACGCTGGTGGCCCCGCTGCATCGCCTGGCGCGCCGCCACGTCCCGCTGTGCTTGTCCGTGAAGGACACGGCGCTCCAGAAGCTGCTGCACACGCCGCCCGCCGGCCCGGAGGAGGCCTTCCAGCACGCGGTGGCGTCGGAGCTGCTCACGGACCGCGAGGTGCTCAAGGCCCGCGTGAGCCGGGGGGGCGTGCAGATGTTGGACGTCGCACCGGATGAGCTGAGCCTCGCGGCCGTGAATCGGTATCTCGACATCAAGGCGCGCGGCGTCCTCTAG
- a CDS encoding N-acetyltransferase yields MSVVFQAGDLVAEVVPDAETAVVQPLLERCEDYHQIAYGRPALPDQARNIPSERPPGLAPGQGHLLALRDAQGNLAGMLEALRDFPAQGEWYIGLLLLSPEARGRGRGEAVLSAYEDHVRANGGRLLRVAVVEHNTVGRRFWERVGFQPEQWVGPIQQGLRMNRVLKMTKALG; encoded by the coding sequence ATGTCCGTCGTGTTCCAGGCAGGAGACCTCGTCGCGGAAGTCGTTCCCGACGCGGAGACCGCGGTCGTGCAGCCGCTCCTCGAGCGCTGCGAGGACTACCACCAGATCGCCTACGGCCGTCCCGCGCTCCCGGATCAGGCCCGGAACATCCCCAGCGAAAGGCCTCCGGGGCTCGCCCCGGGCCAGGGCCACCTCCTCGCGCTCCGCGACGCGCAGGGCAACCTCGCGGGGATGCTCGAAGCCCTGCGCGACTTTCCGGCGCAGGGGGAGTGGTACATCGGCCTGCTGCTGCTCTCGCCAGAAGCCCGGGGGCGCGGCCGGGGCGAAGCCGTGCTGAGCGCCTACGAGGACCACGTGCGCGCGAACGGCGGCCGGTTGCTGCGCGTGGCGGTGGTGGAGCACAACACGGTCGGGCGCCGCTTCTGGGAGCGCGTGGGTTTCCAGCCGGAGCAATGGGTGGGTCCCATCCAGCAGGGCCTCCGGATGAACCGGGTCCTGAAGATGACCAAGGCCCTCGGCTAG
- a CDS encoding inorganic diphosphatase: MSGPELSVPPLPREPEVLIECPRFSMVKRRADGSVDFVSPLPCPYNYGSIPGLSSDDGDPLDAVVLGPRLSQGQRVRVPVVAVLGFIDAGRGDPKVVCGTHPMTPSERAGLERFFRVYALFKRGLHRVRGDVPDTRFVGWLREGAEP, from the coding sequence ATGAGCGGGCCGGAGCTGTCCGTGCCTCCGTTGCCGCGCGAGCCGGAGGTGCTGATTGAGTGCCCGCGCTTCTCGATGGTGAAGCGGCGCGCGGACGGCTCCGTGGACTTCGTGTCGCCGCTGCCGTGCCCGTACAACTACGGCTCCATTCCGGGCCTGTCGTCGGATGACGGGGATCCGCTGGACGCGGTGGTGCTGGGGCCACGCCTGTCGCAGGGGCAGCGCGTGCGCGTGCCGGTGGTGGCGGTGCTGGGCTTCATCGACGCGGGGAGGGGCGACCCGAAGGTGGTGTGCGGGACGCACCCGATGACGCCCTCCGAGCGCGCGGGCCTGGAGCGCTTCTTCCGCGTCTATGCCCTGTTCAAGCGGGGCCTGCACCGCGTGCGAGGTGACGTGCCCGACACGCGGTTCGTGGGCTGGCTGCGCGAGGGCGCCGAGCCCTAG
- a CDS encoding stage II sporulation protein M, whose amino-acid sequence MEMAEFIETRRPRWQQLETLLDKSEGEGLRNLSLDEARSLGKLYRAVSSDLLWVRARSGSADVSAYLNDLVGRAYALTYPGRRPRFAEVWAFVARGFPALLHREWRMYVASVLLFLAGAGFGYVGMVVDPDAAHYLVPEQHLNLDPVKRAADEAAGKGHSVEEQAQFTTFLFTHNIQVAFLAFALGITLGLGTAVMLFTNGLFLGSLAQVYVAKGMAGWFWAWILPHGIPEISAICIAGAAGLVIARGMVAPGGLSRGQALRKEAVTAVKMLFGTLALFVLAGFIEGTVSQIHPPKLSVAFKVTFALTVGAGVYAYLLSGWMRGRREAARAAVELAG is encoded by the coding sequence ATGGAGATGGCGGAGTTCATCGAGACGCGGCGTCCGCGCTGGCAGCAGCTGGAGACGTTGCTGGACAAGTCCGAGGGCGAGGGGCTGCGCAACCTGAGTCTGGACGAGGCGCGGTCGCTGGGGAAGCTGTACCGCGCCGTCTCCAGCGACCTGTTGTGGGTGCGCGCGCGCAGCGGCTCCGCGGACGTGAGCGCGTACCTCAACGACCTGGTGGGCCGTGCGTACGCGCTGACGTACCCGGGCCGCCGGCCCCGGTTCGCGGAGGTGTGGGCCTTCGTCGCGCGCGGCTTCCCGGCGCTCCTGCACCGCGAGTGGCGCATGTACGTGGCGTCGGTGCTGCTGTTCCTGGCGGGCGCGGGCTTTGGCTACGTGGGCATGGTGGTGGATCCGGACGCCGCGCACTACCTGGTGCCCGAGCAGCACCTGAACCTGGACCCCGTGAAGCGCGCCGCGGACGAGGCCGCGGGCAAGGGCCACTCCGTGGAGGAGCAGGCCCAGTTCACGACGTTCCTCTTCACGCACAACATCCAGGTGGCCTTCCTGGCGTTCGCGCTGGGCATCACGCTGGGGCTGGGCACGGCGGTGATGCTGTTCACCAACGGCCTGTTCCTGGGGTCGCTCGCGCAGGTGTACGTGGCGAAGGGGATGGCCGGGTGGTTCTGGGCGTGGATCCTCCCGCACGGCATCCCGGAGATCTCGGCCATCTGCATCGCGGGCGCGGCGGGGCTCGTCATCGCGCGGGGCATGGTGGCGCCGGGCGGGCTGTCGCGCGGACAGGCGCTGCGCAAGGAGGCGGTGACGGCGGTGAAGATGCTGTTCGGAACGCTGGCGCTGTTCGTGCTCGCGGGCTTCATCGAAGGCACCGTGTCGCAGATCCATCCGCCGAAGCTGTCGGTGGCCTTCAAGGTCACCTTCGCGCTCACGGTGGGGGCGGGCGTCTACGCGTACCTGCTGTCGGGTTGGATGCGCGGCCGGCGGGAGGCCGCACGGGCGGCGGTGGAGCTGGCGGGATGA
- a CDS encoding bifunctional UDP-sugar hydrolase/5'-nucleotidase, translating to MNPNHFSLRPFRRSTRQLRLSSGALVLALGALAGCEKTPPPAPAPVAAEPAKPPPPSEVTVLVTGSARGQLLPVDGKGGAAELMGRWVNDEKHCAGPLKDGQATCADAGTLALTTGDLWTGPAISSFFLGVPTAEVMGHMGYAASALGNHELAYAKDSFLKNRAAGGFPFLAANLKVSDASLAKDLSMPAFQVYERRGLKIAVVGLTSQKTVRTAMSGRAEGLEVTPNEDALSTAVPEARKAGADVVVIVADQCPMDLQPVLAKHADWKVSLVAGGRCGTDAPGVKTEGETTYASLGRGFDSYLRAQLKFDPSKAAGQKLTGVDTKVVEVAGGTPDAETAKRIAEWQAKVDQALGRKIGFTKAGIPQDSPLMAKWVAGAVRAQLNADAVILNKGGIRNGLSKGEVTLGSVYSALPFENSLLTMKIKGEDLAKQLANPDALVAGFTPAGKGKFKDAQGKPLDPKKEYTVATVEYLYFGGDGFDFEKLDTDPSETGMAWQTPVVEWTEAQASTEAKPLEKLIK from the coding sequence GTGAACCCGAACCACTTCTCGCTGCGTCCGTTCCGTCGTTCTACTCGCCAGCTGCGGCTGTCGTCCGGCGCGCTGGTCCTCGCCCTGGGAGCCCTCGCGGGTTGTGAGAAGACTCCCCCGCCGGCCCCCGCGCCTGTCGCGGCGGAGCCCGCGAAGCCGCCTCCGCCCTCGGAGGTGACGGTGCTCGTCACCGGCAGCGCCCGGGGCCAGCTCCTGCCCGTCGATGGCAAGGGCGGCGCCGCGGAGCTGATGGGCCGCTGGGTGAATGATGAAAAGCACTGTGCCGGTCCGCTGAAGGACGGCCAGGCGACCTGTGCGGATGCCGGCACGCTCGCCCTGACGACGGGCGACCTGTGGACGGGCCCGGCCATCTCCTCCTTCTTCCTGGGCGTTCCGACGGCTGAAGTGATGGGACACATGGGCTATGCGGCCTCCGCGCTGGGCAACCACGAGCTGGCGTACGCCAAGGATTCCTTCCTGAAGAACCGCGCGGCCGGGGGCTTCCCGTTCCTGGCGGCGAACCTGAAGGTGTCGGATGCGTCGCTCGCCAAGGACCTGTCCATGCCCGCGTTCCAGGTCTACGAGCGGCGGGGCCTGAAGATTGCGGTGGTGGGCCTCACGTCGCAGAAGACGGTGCGCACGGCGATGTCCGGCCGCGCGGAAGGGTTGGAGGTCACGCCCAACGAGGACGCGCTGAGCACGGCCGTTCCGGAGGCGCGCAAGGCGGGCGCGGACGTCGTCGTCATCGTGGCGGACCAGTGCCCCATGGACCTGCAGCCGGTGCTGGCGAAGCACGCGGACTGGAAGGTGTCGCTGGTGGCGGGTGGCCGCTGCGGTACGGACGCCCCGGGCGTGAAGACCGAGGGTGAGACGACCTATGCGTCGCTGGGCCGCGGCTTCGACTCGTACCTGCGCGCGCAGCTGAAGTTCGACCCGTCGAAGGCGGCGGGCCAGAAGCTGACCGGCGTGGACACGAAGGTCGTCGAGGTGGCGGGCGGCACGCCGGACGCGGAAACGGCGAAGCGCATCGCGGAGTGGCAGGCGAAGGTGGACCAGGCGCTGGGCCGGAAGATCGGCTTCACCAAGGCGGGCATCCCGCAGGACTCGCCGCTGATGGCGAAGTGGGTGGCGGGCGCGGTGCGCGCGCAGCTCAACGCGGACGCGGTCATCCTCAACAAGGGCGGCATTCGCAATGGCCTGTCCAAGGGTGAGGTGACGCTGGGCAGCGTGTACTCGGCGCTGCCCTTCGAGAACTCGCTGCTCACCATGAAGATCAAGGGCGAGGACCTGGCCAAGCAGCTGGCGAACCCGGACGCGCTCGTGGCCGGCTTCACGCCGGCGGGCAAGGGCAAGTTCAAGGACGCCCAGGGCAAGCCGCTGGATCCGAAGAAGGAGTACACCGTGGCCACGGTGGAGTACCTGTACTTCGGCGGTGACGGCTTCGACTTCGAGAAGCTGGACACCGACCCTTCGGAGACGGGCATGGCGTGGCAGACGCCCGTCGTCGAGTGGACCGAGGCCCAGGCCTCCACCGAGGCCAAGCCGCTCGAGAAGCTCATCAAGTAG